Genomic DNA from Arthrobacter sp. B1I2:
GTTCGCAGGTTCCGTCCTTGAAGGTGCGGACCTGCGAACAAGCCTCTGTTCTGTCCGGCCCGTCAGTCCTGGTGGATCTGGACAAAGTTGCCGCAGCCGTCGTCGAACACGGCGCTGGTCCCGAACGGATCCATGGCGGGCGGAGTCTTGAAGCTGACCCCTGCGGCCACCAGCCTGTCGTACTCCGCCTGCACGTCGGGGACCCCAAAGACGATTGCCGGAAGGCCCGCCTCCCGCACGGCGTTCATGTAGTTCGCGCCGATCGGGTTGTCGCTGGGCTCCAGGAGAAGGCCAACTGATGAGTCGTCCGCCCCCGGATCCTTGATGATGTAAAGGTTGTGCTCCGGCATGGCCATGAGCGTGTCGAAGCCCAGCGTTCCCGTATAGAAAGCGTGGGCGGCGGCGGGATCCTGGACGTGGAGGCTGCACATTTTCAGTCGCATGGTCCCACGGTACCGCTCAGGCCCTCACGGTTTGCAGTGCCTGCTTCCCTCTTTTTATCGCCATTGACGCTGTGCCCGGAAGACGGTCCAATGGAAGGACCAGACCGGGTTAACCGGCCGGACTGGTCCTTCCATTGGATGCTGGAGGTGCAGGATGTCAGTCGTGGCGGAGTCCTTGATGCAGGGACTGTTTCAAGGTGCGTGGGCGGTCCTGCTGTGCGGTCCCGTACTGGTTGGCAGCGTGGCCGCCACCGTTTTGGTTGTCCGACGCCGGACCCTGGCACCCACAGGCAGCGCACCGACAGGCAGCGCACTGGAGGGTCCGGACCAGCTGTTTTGGGACCTCTTCCTGGGTTCCTGCGTGGCCCTTCCCGCGTTGTTGATCCCGGCCCTGGTTTCGCCCTGGGGCGGGACTGGTGCTGGCCGCGGCGGCCGCCGCTTCAGGCATTGCCGCCTACCGTGGCAGCCCCCGGCTCCTGGCGTGGCGCGCCGCCCGCCGCGAACAGCGGCAGCGGCTTTCTGCCCACCAGGCGGCACTCATGCAGCACGACGAACTCATGCGGCGGTGGCAGCGCTATGAACTGGAC
This window encodes:
- a CDS encoding VOC family protein; the encoded protein is MRLKMCSLHVQDPAAAHAFYTGTLGFDTLMAMPEHNLYIIKDPGADDSSVGLLLEPSDNPIGANYMNAVREAGLPAIVFGVPDVQAEYDRLVAAGVSFKTPPAMDPFGTSAVFDDGCGNFVQIHQD